From Solanum stenotomum isolate F172 chromosome 2, ASM1918654v1, whole genome shotgun sequence:
TAAAAGCAACTTAACACTCTTTTATATGGAACTGACAAATCTAGTATTGATTTTGGAACAAAGATTTGTTCCAGTTACACTGTATAAAAATTCTCGAACAAAACCTATCACCATGTATTTTCTTATAACATTCCAGCTGTACTTCTTATGGGTCGTTTGATAGGATTAGTTCATCAAACCAAATAGTGGATAAGAACTAATCTCAGTTACTTATCCCAACTTTGTTAAAACACCATATCCCGTACTATTcgtatacactctaccaaacgatccGTTAACTGTTAGTTCAGTATTAAACTTGGCATTGAATTTAAGGAGACATCTTAATGCTCAAGTGATAGTCAGCTATCTAACTAATGAAACTTGTGCTTTGAGTCAGGTGGCAAACTGGTTCATAAATGCTCGAGTGCGTCTTTGGAAGCCCATGATTGAAGATATGTACAAGGAAGAGTTTGGTGTGGCAGAAGCAGGTTCCGGAGTTTCACCAGAACGAGTACCGGTAGACTCCAAAGAGAAGTCAATAGCTGAAAACACAGGAGAAGAGATTCCGGAAAGCTTTACTACTCCAGCTGCTAACTGCAGTCATCTCGATCCATCTGACGAGTCAAGTAATATTGTTACTAATGTACGCAACAATTCATTTACAGCCAAATTTAGCTTCCAAGACGGTGTTTATGAACATGAGAGGATTGATTGTGGATCCAGTAAGTTGCAGAGCGAACAAATTCCTATTGCTCATGGCTTTGGTCCTAAACCGACTAGTGACGGAAGCATCATTGGTGCTGTCAACACATACCATCCTTCCATGTTAGGTGACATAATGGGCAATCAAGTATCACTCGCTCTGCGTCTGCAAAACAGTCAAATGGACCAGCAGCCAATGTCTGGTAGGCCACAGTTAAGACAGGACGAGAAGACGGATTCTACTCATGTGGACATTAGTAAAGGTGAGTACTACTATATCGATCCAGTAAACCAGCAAGAAAGGTTCTCAGGTCCTCATCTTCTATCCGATTTTGTAGTGTAAAAAACTGATACTTGCATATATTGGTTATAAGACTTTTTTCCACTTATTGTATCAACGAGAAGTGGGTTACCAATTATGTAAATATACTATTGGATAATCCATCTGTATAATAGTgaggacattgtgaatgttagTCTAGAGATAGAATCCTCAATTGATACAcatatattgtaattttgtatTTGAATATGAGAATAAAGCTTGCAGAGAATATGAAATTGTAAGTTTCTGTTCCACCATTAGTGTATGGATTCTTGAATATTGAGTGATCAGGAGACGTTCTTCCTCATGATCAATCTGAAGTGCTAGTCTACTGCCAAATTTTCTCGGAGATCAAATACATTGCAAGGAGGTCAACATCATCCTTTGTTCAAGAAACACTTCGTTTCAGCCCTCGAATCAAGTAAGAAAAACTCAGACACAAGTGTAGAGAGATACTTGGAGTTGCACTTaagataaaaaaatgatttttttttctcttatacTTATTTCGGGGAGAGATTATTAGGTCTACGTACACTTCTACCCTCTCCACACTTTGCTCAGGAGACTACActtggatttgttgttgttacttATTTTGTGATTGCACTTATTTGTTTCCTCTATTCAGAGTTTGTACAGGTTTTGAAGACTTGTAGATTGTGGAGGCCATGGGCTCTGAGTTTTAAGATTGACAATCTTTTCTGTAACATTAGATTTGTACCTGTACACTACTACTCTCTAGCACGCATATTTTGGTGTGGTGTTAATTTTTGTCACTATATCTGTATTGTGTAACTTGCCATTATGATTCAAAGGGTAAAAAGTGAATCTTTATGATGATGTTAATATTCACCAAAGAAGATTACAATGAAAGCACAACTTTCTGCTGATAAAATTCATTCAGCTATTCAGATTTGTGGCAGACACTTTAATCAGTGAGTGGGCCTTTAGTAGGTTTCTAGCAACCAATATAATTAAGGAATGAGAGAGTGACAACTGGAAAGGCCAATAGAACAAAGATAGTAATCATTACACCACCATCACAAATTCACAACTAACCAAACTTCCAAATTAGTGGTCGAGCCAGAATTTTTAATATACATGCCACTTAAATCATCTTTTTTCTGAATTAGCTTTCCCGACAAGTGAGGTTTGCTCAAGTTGTTGAGCACCTTCATCAGGTTTTGAATCTTGTGAATCTTAAACTAACAATTGgtagaatgtatcaaaatatcctttaattttgtggttttaaacatGACATGTGAGAAATCAACattaaagagttgtcaaaaaaggaaatagaTGACATACAAATTGAAACGAGTGagactatatattttttaaaaatctatatatttttgaCAAAGGAATTCAATCGAACTGTCCAAAACCAATCAATCACATAAGCACACCATACCATCCATAGTGATACAATCTCAatcaaatcttcaaaaatcctaTTTGATAAGATTTGTACATTATTATAGAGACAAAAGGATAAATTGGTACGCACCCTTACGCTACATTTCTGTCATAAATTGTTTTCACAACTTGAATCTCTTATGACAACAACTTTATCAGTTACGCCAATGCTCTCGACACtcgttttaaaagaaaaaagaagagaaagttaAGTATAAGAGGCATTGGTTTGATAGACACTTTCCATTGGAAGGATTCTGCATACAGTGTCCTTTCAACATCTTTATGTAAGAGAAAATAAACAACAGCAAAACAGGAAAAAGAAGTTAAATattccaaaatatttatatatatatattatcacaGATTCACAAGTAGACAATCTTAAGACTGGGAGTGTGCAAAAGACACTttacttttttccttctttttttctcccATATGACACAAATCTATTCAGCACAAAACTGCTATCATCTATATTTGCTTTTGTTTCCTTTCTATCTAACCCCATCTCAATGTGCTTTTTGAGTGTCCCAAAGAAATGCAACAGttatgtactttttttttttttactagccaagggaaaaaaaataagtgtGGGGGACCATAAATTTCATGTCATTTTCAGCATTTTTTGCTTGGATAGTTCAAtacttttacttgtttttttatGAACTTGAAAGAAGGTCTATTGTACTATAGGTTCTATAGCTTTCAGCTGCTAGTGTATAGGGTATGCTAAACTTCAGAGACAGAAAATAAAGAGTGCATGCAGGGGAATCTTTGCTTTCTTCATTCAATGAAGTATGTCATGTTTCTATTATTCATaaacttgtgttttttttttctatcggTCGTCTCAATTTAAGTGTCTTACTCTCACTGACTCTTGTTTATCAAGTCGataacaagattcaaaagtttatctttatttcttaaacttcgtgctcAATTAAACTAAGACActtaaattgagacagagggaaTATATAATACAACTATATACAAGTACTTAAAAGGACTTTCTCATGTTAGTTGTTCCCCCTTTTTAGCCCCTTCTTGTTTGAATACTTTGCAATGCATAGGTTCCTAGTGTTCAACATTTCTTGATCATTAATTTTTGTGAACTCTATAGCTAAAATGGTTTCAGAAGACTCACCCCCACCTTCACACTCAAGCATTTTACATCAATTTATAAACTCAGACTCCATCATGACTAGTCAAATTGGTAGCCAACATTTTGACATGTATCAATCTGATACTACTACTGCCTATCAGCCTCATGGTGGACTTTCTAGATCCATAGAGTTTGTTAATCATCCTGATTTTACTACTGATTCTCATGATGTTAACCATAGTAGACATTTGATGGATCTTCTTGGAGCTTCACATGATGCTAATACTAACCAACAAGCACAAAGACTCTCACTTTCTTTAGGTTCACATTCACTTGTTTCAAGTTTTACTAATCCTAGTTACATGAACCAAGAAATTGACCAAAGGAACAATGAGTATTCTTTCTCTGCAGCTGCAATGAATCAATCTTTTTCGAATGTTTGTGGAACTGAATCTTTTGTTTCTGCTATTGGTAACTCAAAGTACTTGAAACCAACTCGGTCTCTGTTGGAGGAATTGGTTTGTATTGGTGGCAAGACTATTGATTCAAGTAATGAGAAGTTTATTAGGCGATTATCGCGTAATAGCAAGAAAGGATCTTTAAGCCTTCGCGCTATGTTGAAAGGAGAAATCCCACCAAGCAATGAATTGTTCAATGAACTTTATGTTAAAATCATGAAGCTCATAGTCTTGTTGGAAGAGGTAAGCAAATATAACACCAGAATTCTTGATTATTCCATCTCGTCTAAAAGCTTAAGAGGTCGTTTGTTAGGATGTATCTAGTATAGTACATGTATTAgtcatcatatatattatttaatcctTTGTTTGGTAGGGTTTTCCctctatgtataactaatctcATCATTATTAATATACGCTATTCAGTACTATTCTTATATACTCTACTAAACGATACATATTTTGATTCA
This genomic window contains:
- the LOC125855049 gene encoding BEL1-like homeodomain protein 11 isoform X1, giving the protein MVSEDSPPPSHSSILHQFINSDSIMTSQIGSQHFDMYQSDTTTAYQPHGGLSRSIEFVNHPDFTTDSHDVNHSRHLMDLLGASHDANTNQQAQRLSLSLGSHSLVSSFTNPSYMNQEIDQRNNEYSFSAAAMNQSFSNVCGTESFVSAIGNSKYLKPTRSLLEELVCIGGKTIDSSNEKFIRRLSRNSKKGSLSLRAMLKGEIPPSNELFNELYVKIMKLIVLLEEVERRYEQYYQHMEEVTSTFEVIAGFGAGKAYTALALQAMSRHFCCLRDAIISQINVIRQKMLRDVPKISSGLSHLSLFEKETMQNRISLQQLGIIQGNRQAWRPIRGLPETSVAILRSWLFEHFLHPYPNDSEKLMLSSQTGLSKNQVSNWFINARVRLWKPMIEEMYKEEFAESSVESDNLLNREGVTDSAEE